The DNA window TGTCTGAACAATATCCCCTAAATTGACTCCATCCCCAAGCTTTGCCGGCCTGGAATCTTTCCCAACCATGGTAATATCGACACTGCCTTTGATATCGGTAAATTTTCCAATTGGTGCTGCATATGCGAAGTCTGACAGCAAGAAAAACAGGATTAAAAAAGAAAAAAGAAGAAAGAAGATTTTGAGAGAAGCGTTGAGATTTTTTCTCATGCTCTATTCTTTTTGAAAGGTTTTACAATTGAGTTTAAAACCACTCACAAAAGGAATTTGAATCCAAATGAGAATCTTTTAAATTATGAATAGAAAGTATGAAAGAAAATCGCTTCAGTTATTTTCTATCAAAAAGGCAGGATTTAGTCAATATATTTTTGTTTATTTGAAGGGCTAGTTTGTCTTACAGATCTCTTTTTTCACTTCGTTGTAAATTATCTTTACAATTTCCTCTTCTTCTTTTTTTTCCTTAGGGTCTGAAAGCCCGCATCCATCGCACTCAACACATTTGCTGCTCTCTGTCTTTGATACCTTTGTCCCGCAGATTCTTTCAAGCTTTTCTACCTCTTCTTGAGGCAAAAACCTTATATTTCCCAGCTGCCGTGCTGCAAGGGTAATACTTGCGGTATGCTCTACTTTTTCGAGCTTCATATAGGCTTCAAAGAGGTCTTTTCCTACAGTTAGTGCACCATGTCTGTCAAGGATTAAGGCATCATAACTCTTAATGAGTACCCTTATGACCTCAGGAACCTCTTCAGTGCTCGGGGTTGCATAATCTGTTGTAGGAATCGCCCCTAATGTGCAGACGACCTCCGGCAACATGCACCTTGCCAGTGAGACCCCTGATATTGAAAAGGCTGTACTGATTGGGGGATGGGCATGGATGACCGCACTCACATCCTTTCTCTCTTCGTATACACAAAGATGCATCAAGACCTCGGATGAGGGCTCAAGTTTCCCAGAAATCTTTTTTCCTTTTCTATCTATAACCACTAACTGGTCCTTTGTCAGAAATCCCTTGCTCAGACCTGTGGGCGTGGTAATGATCCTCTCATCTCCTACCTTAATACTTATATTTCCATCACTGGCCGCTACAAAACCCTTTTGATGGAGGAGTCTGCCTATTCTTATGATTTCTTCTTTTGCCTCTGAATGATTCATCATATCCTATATTCCTATATTAATACTATCTATAATACCAACGATGACTGAACGCACAGGAGCTTTATTATTTTTTATGCTCATGCGAGCAGATCCCCCTTCTCTCACAACCAACACCTCATCCCCCTCACCTGCCTGAACAAGATCTATGGCAAGAAAGGGTCTTTCTTTTTTAGTCTTTTTGATAGAGGTTGGTTGAACCAATAAAAGTTTATATTTTGAATATTCTTTATTTTTAACGGTCGAAACAATTCTTTTAATTACTTTCCCAATAACCAATGCTCTCTCCCTTCCATCAATCTATTGAATCTACAATTCCAATAATTGTTGCATCAACAGGGTTAAAAGCCTCTGGAAGGGGGAAGGATGCCTCTCTTCCCGTGACAAAAAAGACCGTATCCTCTTGCCCTGCCTGAACCGTATCTATGGCAACAATTTCTTTGCCCATAGGTCTTTTGTCCTGATCAAGCGGCTGAACAATAAGCATCTTGAGATTGGCAATGGAATCCAATTTTCTTGTTGCAACGACCTTCCCTGTTACCCTGCCTAACTGCATATACTTACCTTCCCAGAAAGATTTTATTAATAAGGAGGCTGTCCGGGGAGGGAATAATCTCCTCCTTTAATAAAAGCCCCTTTTCTCTTATGGGAATAATTCCTGCCTCTATGGATGCCAATACATTATTCAAATTTCCTGAAACTAAAACAAAGCCCTTGCCCCCTAAACCTTGAGCCAGACGAATCTCTATGAGATCTACCTCTGCAGTCTTTACAGCAATATCTGCTGCAATGATGGATGAAGCCACTGAGACAGTTTCTATGATGCCCAACGATTCTATCTCTTCTACCTTCTGGATGCCTAAAAGAGCAGGGAAGACCTTTCTATCGATTTTAGGAAGATAGAGCGAATCCACGATATTAACTCCGGCTAACTCAAGCCCCCTATCAAAGGATGATTTGACTGAATCTACCTCACCCCCAATAATGATGAGATACTTTCCTGTACATATGGGAGCGGCTTCTATCAAATCAACAGAGGCCTGTTTCAGTACTTCATCGCAGACCTTTAACCCTTTTGCAATACTATTCAGCTCTAAAAGGCCCAATGAGGGCTCGCTATAGATGAGCCTCTCTTGAATATCTTGTATAATCGGCTTAAATTGCTGACCCTTTTTCATATCTTATTCCTTATACGATTCTGAAGTAATCAACGAGGGTGCATCTCCTCTCCCGTGTAAAGGTCTTTGCAGTTGTAAGCCCCTCTCCTGTTCCAGTAGCTATGGTAAAGGATGTATAGCCCTCACCTCCCAGACCAAGACCAGCGTACGAAGGGCCATTCTTCACAAAAATCGATGTATTAATCAGCCGTGCCATCTTGCTCAGCTTTTCTATGTTTTTTGAGAACATCGAAGCTGTATGGCCTCTTCCGCTTTCTGCTTTTATGGCCATACCAATCGCCTCATCCACATCCCTTGCCCTGACAATCGGAAGAATCGGCATCAATAACTCTGTCCGTACAAAGGGATGGTCTTTTTCTGTCTCCATTATCAGCAGTCTGACTTCCCCTTTATAATCGATATCAAGAGCTTTTAAATACTCCTTAGCATCCTTGCCTACAAATTTTCTGTTTATGATGGAAGGAGTATTTGGTCCCTTATCTTCCTCCAGGATGAGTCTCTTCAACCTCTTGCCCTGGTGCTGATTCAATTCAAAGGCGCCGTTTTTTTTCATTGATTCTTTCAGTTCATCAAAGACTTTATCCACCACAAAGACCTCTTTTTCGTCTGTACAGACGATGTTATTATCCAGAGAAGCACCATCAACAATATCTTTGCCGGCCTTTTCTATGTCAGCGGTTTCATCCACAACCACAGGAGGGTTGCCAGGACCTGCTGCAATAACTTTCTTTCCGCTTTTTTTGGCCTCCCTTACAACATCTTGACCTCCTGTAACAACAAGAAGGTCTATTCCTGGATGGTTCATAAGCTCTTGAGCTGTGGAAATCGTTGGATCTTCTAGGGTTGTTAAGAGATTTTCAGGTCCTCCGTTCTCAACAATCTCCCTGTTTAAAAAATCTATGGTTTTTAAAGAGACTTTTTTTGCTTTGGGGTGAGGATTAAATACCACTGAATTCCCTCCAGCAATCATCCCTATGCTGTTATTGATAATTGTCTCAGAGGGATTGGTCACAGGGGTAATCGAACCGATAACCCCATACGGTGCTCTTTCTGTTATAGTCAGGCCATGATCCCCGGAAAAAGCAATTGGTTTTAAGTCTTCTATACCTGGTGTAAGATTGGATACTAAGAGATTTTTTTTAATCTTGTCTTCACAGCGTCCCAGTCCTGTCTCTTCAACAGCCAGCTTTGCCAAGTGTTCAGAGTTTTTTATGCCAGAATTTCTTATAGAAAGAATAATCTCCTCTCTTTTTTCTAAAGGCAAGGATGCGAGCTTTTTTTGAGACTCACAAGCAGCACTTATAGCAGAATTAATGTCTGGGAATATCCCTATGGGCTCTTCAACAACACAGGTATTTTTGGGCAATAACTCTTCTTTTTCCTCCTTAACCAACCTCAAGACGACCTTATCCACGATAGAGCGTATCTGCCCTTCATCAAGTTTCATCTAAAAATCCTCCTGTGAAATACTAATCTTTTTTATACTTAACTTCTCCTTCCACCTCCCAGGTATCCACGATAGCGACGATAACCGCATCTACCGGTTTATTTTCTGTAATCTTAGTCTGTCTTGCAGAACTACCTGTTGCATATAAGACAATCTCACCTATGCCAGAACCGACAGAATCGACCGCAACGATTGTATCACCAGTTAGATGGTTATTTGCATCAACCTGCTCGACAATATAAAACTTGAATCCTTTTAATTGCTCTTCCTTTTGGGTTGAGACAACTGTTCCTATAACTTTTCCCAAGAGCATTTTTTACTCCTATTTAGGACCCCCTTTTCTTTTACCCAGAGGCAAAACTCTATCCACGTTTTCATGGGGTCGAGGTATGACGTGTACAGAAACCAGTTCTCCAACCTTTTCGGCTGTCCTTGATCCAGCTTCAGTAGCAGCCTTCACAGCAGCTACGTCACCTCTGATAATTGCTGTTACATATCCTCCGCCGATCTTTTCAAAACCAATTAATTCAACCTTTGCTGCCTTAACCATAGCATCAGATGCCTCTACCATTCCGATGAAACCTTTTGTTTCAATCATCCCTAATGCATCACCCATTTTCTTACCTCCTTTCCTATATTTTTCTTCCGCTGACTGATTCGAGAGATCGCAGGGCGGCCTCACTCCCCACCTCAATATCCCTCTCCTCTCCTCCTAAATAAAGCCTGCCGTAGGCTCCAAAGGACCTCACCTCTATTAAGGTAACATCAGAGGCCTTCTCTGCCTCATTTGCGGCAAGGGCACTATACCCCGCAGGCTCGACCTCCAAAATATATAAAGTTTGTCCAGGTATTAACATTGAGCCGTAACGGTCTCGGTTTATCAGTTGGCTTTGATAATCATCTACTTTTCGAATGACCTGACTCGACACAACCCTTGGCTTCATCCTTGCACTTTCTTCTAACCCTAACTCATCCAGGATTGCCTTTCCTGCTTCTCTCACCTCACCCTGAGAATCGGAATGCACCTCTAAAAGACCATATGCTCTTTCTACAATCTGCATTGCAGGCCTAACATCTGTTTTTTTCAGGGCAATATCTGTCAGCCTGTTTATCTCGATACCAGGCGCAATCTCAATAAAAAGGGATGTCATTCCTGATATGGGAAGAAATCCTCTTGCTGTTGTGCCGATATAAGAGACGAGTTGCGGTTGCAAACTATCAAGAAAGATGAAGGTTCTCAGATCCACCATATATTATCCCTTTCTACAGGCTAATATTGCTTAACAACAATTGACTCCTCAATGAGCTTAGTATATCTCAGGGTTTTATTAAAACGATGAAGAGAAAGAGCCATAAACAGCGCATTAATGATACTTGTCTGAGCAATTCTTGAAGCAAGGGCTTCACTCTTAAATCGTGTTTCCCTTGATGCTGTTAAAAGTTTTATATCTGCCTCTTTTGTAATAGGAGAAAGGGAATTATTTGTTATACATATCGTAGTAGCTCCCCTCTTCTTTGCAACCTTAAGGGTCTCTATAGGGTCTTTAGTGCTTCCTGAATGAGATATCGCTACCAATACATCCCCTTTTTTCAAAAGAGCGGCCTCCATTACCTGCAGATGACTATCTGTTTGAGAGGAGCAATTCAACCCTATTCTAAAAAACTTATTATATGCATCCATCACATTAGGAGAGGATGTTCCCACTCCTATTATCAGTATCTTCTCTGCTTTCATTAAGACCTCTTTTGCCCTTTCCATTTCTTTTATATCGAGAACTTCTAACGTATCTTTTAGAGCCTGGATATTATTCTGAAAGACCTTATGCGTTATTGCTCCTATATCATCAGATTTCTCCAAATCTTCATGTATGGTTTTAATCGGAGATACGGTATCCCTTGCTAATGTCAGTTTGAAATCTTGATATCCCTTGTAGCCTAAAGACCGGCAAAATCTTACTACAGTTGCCTCACTGACCCTGCTTTGGCTGGCAACTTCAGTAACAGATAAATGCATAATTTCCTGGGGATTATCCAATATATAATCAGCCACCTTTTTTTCTGCTGAATAGAGGTCTGAATAAGCCCCTCTTATCCTGATTAGACATCCCTTCAGTTCTTCTTTGAGTGATGATTTCCTTTTATTTTTCATCTCTTTTTCCATTTTTAAGAAAATTATAAAGGAAAAAAAAATATTGTCAAGTTTTTTTTCATAAAAAAAAATAATAAAAAAATTTTTTTCATATTATTTTTTATCATTAAAAAATGGGAGAATTTACTTATGGGTTATAGCCCAGAAGATATTGACGATTTTAGCCTTCTTTGGGAAAACTGTTGCTTTTTTTATATTTTCATATACTTTTAATAAGAAAAAGGACTGCTATTATTTATAAAAGGATGTGTTTACGGAGGTAACAGAATGAAAAAGATAATAATAGGCACTGTTGCATTAATCTTGGTTTTTGCAATTACAGATTTGGTCTTAGCCGATCGCCTTGGTTTCAGAGGAGGTTTTGGGCTGGGTCACGGGCTGGTTATTGGCGGAAGCGGTTTGGAAGACTCTCCTTTTGGTGACGATCGCTGGCATCCCTGCTGGGAGTGGGGAACCAAGGGTCCTGACTTAAGGATAACCAAAGAGGAAGCAGAGGAAGTTTTTAAGGAAAATCTTGCTTCCCTTGAAAATCCAGACCTCCGTCTTGGAGAAATTATCGAGCACGACGAATATTATGAGGTTGAGGTTCTTAACAGGGAAAATATCGTGGTTCAAAAACTTAAAACAGATAAAGACCACTGCTCTAACTATTGAATTCATATAGGTTTCCCATTCTCTTCCCTTTTCTTTTAAAAAAGAATATAACAAGAGAAACCTAATTTCTATCAAACCCAACTTTTCAAGATAATCACTGTTTTGATTTGCTTTTATTTTATGTTAAAATAATATTATGCCAGCCAATCTTCCCCCAGAATATTTTGAGGCAGAAAGACACTTTAAGAAGGCTTCAACCACTGTCGAAAAGATTGCAGCCTTAGAGGTTCTTATAGCAACTGTTCCAAAACATAAGGGAACTGACAAGCT is part of the Nitrospinota bacterium genome and encodes:
- a CDS encoding EutN/CcmL family microcompartment protein gives rise to the protein MVIGKVIKRIVSTVKNKEYSKYKLLLVQPTSIKKTKKERPFLAIDLVQAGEGDEVLVVREGGSARMSIKNNKAPVRSVIVGIIDSINIGI
- a CDS encoding MurR/RpiR family transcriptional regulator — protein: MKNKRKSSLKEELKGCLIRIRGAYSDLYSAEKKVADYILDNPQEIMHLSVTEVASQSRVSEATVVRFCRSLGYKGYQDFKLTLARDTVSPIKTIHEDLEKSDDIGAITHKVFQNNIQALKDTLEVLDIKEMERAKEVLMKAEKILIIGVGTSSPNVMDAYNKFFRIGLNCSSQTDSHLQVMEAALLKKGDVLVAISHSGSTKDPIETLKVAKKRGATTICITNNSLSPITKEADIKLLTASRETRFKSEALASRIAQTSIINALFMALSLHRFNKTLRYTKLIEESIVVKQY
- a CDS encoding BMC domain-containing protein, whose product is MKKGQQFKPIIQDIQERLIYSEPSLGLLELNSIAKGLKVCDEVLKQASVDLIEAAPICTGKYLIIIGGEVDSVKSSFDRGLELAGVNIVDSLYLPKIDRKVFPALLGIQKVEEIESLGIIETVSVASSIIAADIAVKTAEVDLIEIRLAQGLGGKGFVLVSGNLNNVLASIEAGIIPIREKGLLLKEEIIPSPDSLLINKIFLGR
- a CDS encoding EutN/CcmL family microcompartment protein, producing MLLGKVIGTVVSTQKEEQLKGFKFYIVEQVDANNHLTGDTIVAVDSVGSGIGEIVLYATGSSARQTKITENKPVDAVIVAIVDTWEVEGEVKYKKD
- a CDS encoding BMC domain-containing protein — its product is MGDALGMIETKGFIGMVEASDAMVKAAKVELIGFEKIGGGYVTAIIRGDVAAVKAATEAGSRTAEKVGELVSVHVIPRPHENVDRVLPLGKRKGGPK
- a CDS encoding class II aldolase/adducin family protein, producing MMNHSEAKEEIIRIGRLLHQKGFVAASDGNISIKVGDERIITTPTGLSKGFLTKDQLVVIDRKGKKISGKLEPSSEVLMHLCVYEERKDVSAVIHAHPPISTAFSISGVSLARCMLPEVVCTLGAIPTTDYATPSTEEVPEVIRVLIKSYDALILDRHGALTVGKDLFEAYMKLEKVEHTASITLAARQLGNIRFLPQEEVEKLERICGTKVSKTESSKCVECDGCGLSDPKEKKEEEEIVKIIYNEVKKEICKTN
- a CDS encoding aldehyde dehydrogenase family protein; translated protein: MKLDEGQIRSIVDKVVLRLVKEEKEELLPKNTCVVEEPIGIFPDINSAISAACESQKKLASLPLEKREEIILSIRNSGIKNSEHLAKLAVEETGLGRCEDKIKKNLLVSNLTPGIEDLKPIAFSGDHGLTITERAPYGVIGSITPVTNPSETIINNSIGMIAGGNSVVFNPHPKAKKVSLKTIDFLNREIVENGGPENLLTTLEDPTISTAQELMNHPGIDLLVVTGGQDVVREAKKSGKKVIAAGPGNPPVVVDETADIEKAGKDIVDGASLDNNIVCTDEKEVFVVDKVFDELKESMKKNGAFELNQHQGKRLKRLILEEDKGPNTPSIINRKFVGKDAKEYLKALDIDYKGEVRLLIMETEKDHPFVRTELLMPILPIVRARDVDEAIGMAIKAESGRGHTASMFSKNIEKLSKMARLINTSIFVKNGPSYAGLGLGGEGYTSFTIATGTGEGLTTAKTFTRERRCTLVDYFRIV
- a CDS encoding EutN/CcmL family microcompartment protein; amino-acid sequence: MQLGRVTGKVVATRKLDSIANLKMLIVQPLDQDKRPMGKEIVAIDTVQAGQEDTVFFVTGREASFPLPEAFNPVDATIIGIVDSID